A stretch of the Corythoichthys intestinalis isolate RoL2023-P3 chromosome 22, ASM3026506v1, whole genome shotgun sequence genome encodes the following:
- the LOC130910966 gene encoding beta-mannanase/endoglucanase A-like, with translation MAIMKVLALVLLIGTVSLPLSLTDTTPDEDDPPPPPPPTPAPTSTPTPTTTTSSTPEVDLVTHPPPPTPTPTPTPTPTPEPMPSPNITCLNAGDKIGFKLNPHVGISVSVVGNKVWVMAFDSSEKFPTTTEPPTPTTTDPPTPTTTDPPTPTTTDPPTPTTTDPPTTTTPKPPTVDDRK, from the exons ATGGCTATTATGAAGGTGTTGGCGCTCGTCCTGCTGATCG GGACCGTCAGCCTCCCGTTGTCTCTGACGGACACAACCCCTGATGAAGACGATCCTCCGCCTCCGCCTCCGCCCACGCCTGCACCCACTTCTACGCCTACGCCTACGACTACGACTTCGTCCACGCCTGAAGTGGACTTGGTCACGCATCCGCCTCCGCCCACGCCCACGCCCACGCCCACACCCACTCCCACCCCTGAGCCTATGCCAAGCCCTAATATAACGTGTTTGAATGCAGGGGACAAAATAGGTTTCAAGTTGAACCCGCACGTCGGCATTTCCGTTAGCGTCGTCGGCAACAAAGTTTGGGTTATGGCATTCGATAGCTCGGAAAAATTCCCGACAACGACAGAACCCCCAACGCCGACAACGACAGACCCTCCAACGCCAACAACGACAGATCCTCCAACGCCGACAACGACAGATCCTCCAACGCCGACAACGACAGATCCTCCAACGACTACCACGCCGAAACCTCCTACAGTCGACGACAGAAAGTGA